From a single Theropithecus gelada isolate Dixy chromosome 8, Tgel_1.0, whole genome shotgun sequence genomic region:
- the DCTN6 gene encoding dynactin subunit 6, translating into MAEKTQKSVKIAPGAVVCVESEIRGDVTIGPRTVIHPKARIIAEAGPIVIGEGNLIEEQALIINAYPDNITPDTKDPEPKPMIIGTNNVFEVGCYSQAMKMGDNNVIESKAYVGRNVILTSGCIIGACCNLNTFEVIPENTVIYGADCLRRVQTERPQPQTLQLDFLMKILPNYHHLKKTMKGSSTPVKN; encoded by the exons ATGGCGGAGAAGACTCAAAAGAG TGTGAAGATTGCTCCTGGAGCAGTTGTATGTGTAGAAAGTGAAATCAGAGGAGATGTCACTATCG GACCTCGGACAGTGATCCACCCTAAAGCACGAATTATTGCAGAAGCTGGGCCAATAGTGATTGGCGAAGGGAACCTAATAGAAGAACAGGCCCTCATCATAAATGC TTACCCAGATAATATCACTCCTGACACCAAAGATCCAGAACCAAAACCTATGATCATTGGCACCAATAATGTGTTTGAAGTTGGCTGTT ATTCCCAAGCTATGAAGATGGGAGATAATAATGTCATTGAATCAAAAG CATATGTAGGCAGAAATGTAATACTGACAAGTGGCTGCATCATTGGGGCTTGTTGCAACCTAAATACATTTGAAGTCATCCCTGAGAATACGGTGATCTATGGTGCAGACTGCCTTCGTCGGGTGCAGACTGAGCGACCACAG CCCCAGACACTACAGCTGGATTTCTTGATGAAAATCTTGCCAAATTACCACCACCTAAAGAAGACTATGAAAGGAAGCTCAACTCCAGTAAAGAACTAA